From a region of the Rhinopithecus roxellana isolate Shanxi Qingling chromosome 8, ASM756505v1, whole genome shotgun sequence genome:
- the LOR gene encoding loricrin has translation MSYQKKQPTPQPPVGCVKTSGGGSGGGGNGGGGCGFFSGGGSSGSGCGYSGGGGYSSGGSGCGGGSSGGGGIGGCGGGSGGSVKYSGGGGSSGGGGSSGGGSGCFTSGGGGSGCFSSGGGGSGCGGVSSGVGSGCFSGGGGSSGQAVQCQSYGGVSSGVTSGGSSSVGSGCFSSGGGGGSGCGYSGGGSGCGGGGYSGGGSGCGGGSSGGGGSGYVSSQQVTQTSCAPQPSYGGGSSGGSGGSGCFSSGGGGGGSGCGGGSSGVGSGCVISGGGSVCGGGSSGGGGSSSCGGGSSVGGSGSGKGVPVCHQTQQKQAPTWPSK, from the coding sequence ATGTCTTATCAGAAAAAGCAGCCCACCCCCCAGCCCCCAGTGGGCTGCGTGAAGACCTCTGGCGGCGGTAGCGGTGGCGGAGGCAACGGCGGTGGCGGCTGCGGCTTCTTCAGCGGTGGCGGCAGCAGCGGTTCTGGCTGCGGCTACTCCGGCGGCGGTGGCTACTCTAGCGGCGGCTCCGGCTGTGGCGGGGGCTCCTCCGGGGGTGGCGGCATTGGAGGCTGCGGAGGGGGCTCCGGTGGGAGCGTCAAGTACTCCGGGGGCGGTGGCTCCTCCGGGGGCGGTGGCTCCTCCGGGGGCGGCTCTGGCTGTTTCACCAGCGGTGGGGGAGGTTCCGGCTGCTTCTCCTCCGGTGGCGGCGGCTCCGGCTGCGGCGGCGTCTCCTCTGGGGTCGGCTCCGGCTGCTTCTCCGGCGGCGGCGGCTCCTCGGGTCAGGCGGTCCAGTGCCAGAGCTACGGAGGTGTCTCCAGCGGCGTCACTAGCGGCGGCTCCTCCAGCGTGGGCTCCGGCTGCTTCTCCAGCGGCGGGGGCGGCGGCTCTGGCTGCGGCTACTCCGGCGGCGGCTccggctgcggcggcggcggctacTCCGGCGGCGGCTCTGGCTGCGGCGGAGGCTCCTCTGGCGGCGGCGGCTCCGGCTACGTCTCCTCGCAGCAGGTCACCCAGACCTCGTGCGCGCCCCAGCCGAGTTACGGAGGGGGGTCGTccggcggcagcggcggcagcGGCTGCTTCTCCagcggcgggggcggcgggggcTCCGGCTGCGGCGGCGGCTCCTCCGGGGTTGGCAGCGGCTGCGTCATCAGTGGCGGGGGCTCAGTCTGCGGAGGTGGCTCCTCTGGGGGCGGCGGCAGCTCCAGCTGTGGCGGTGGCTCCTCCGTGGGGGGCTCAGGGAGTGGCAAGGGCGTCCCGGTCTGCCACCAGACCCAGCAGAAGCAGGCGCCTACCTGGCCATCCAAATAG